TGTGTCCGCACCCGGGCGCGGATACGCCAAGAGCGGCCACCCGAGTCCGGGGGCCGCTCCTCGCGACGTCATCGACGAAGGCCGAGCCGCTCGATCAGGGACCGGTAGCGGTTGATGTCCTTCTTCGCCAGGTAGTTCAGCAGCCGGCGGCGCTGACCGACCAGAAGCAACAGGCCACGACGGCTGTGGTGGTCGTGCTTGTGCTCCTTCAGGTGCTCGGTCAGGTGCGAGATGCGGTACGTCAGCAGCGCGACCTGGACCTCGGGGGAACCGGTGTCACCCTCGGTCAGGGCGTACTCACCCATGATCTTCTTCTTCGTAGCAGCGTCAACAGCTGACACAGGCTTCCTCTCGATTTCCGTTGCGCGGCGCACCGGGGCATTCTCCACCCGAGCACTCTCGATCCGCGGCCGTTCAGACGGCAGCAGCCAGCGTATCAGTCCGTGGACGGCGCCCCTAATTGCCGGTGAGGATCCGGCGTGCCCCGTCGACGTCGGCCTTCATCTGTACGAGCAGCTCGTCGATGCTGTCGAAGCGGATCTGGGTGCCGCGCAACCGGGCCACGAAGTCGATCGCGACGGTCGCGCCGTACAGCTCCAGGTCGTCGCGGTCCAGCACGTACGACTCGACGCGGCGGTCGACGCCGTCGAAGGTCGGGTTGCTGCCGACGCTGATCGCAGCGGGCAGCGGCTCCGGGTACGCGGGTGCGCCGGGCGCGGACGTCAGTACGGTCAGCCAGCCCGCGTACACACCGTCCTGCGGGACTGCCGCGCCGGGGTCGGCCGGGATGTTCGCGGTCGGGTAGCCGAGCTCGCGTCCGCGCTTGTCGCCCTCGATCACCACGCCGGTGACCCGCGGCGGCCGGCCGAGCGCCACCGCGGCGGCCTCGACGTCACCGGCGGCGAGCCGCTCGCGCACATAAGTGGACGACCAGGGCTGCTGCTCCCCCGCCAGGCTCAGGCCCTCAACCTGGAAGCCGTACTGAGTGCCTGCCTGGACCAGCGTGTCGACGTGCCCGGCCGCCTTGTGACCGAAGCGGAAGTTCTGACCGACGACCACCGCCTTGGCGTGCAGCGCGTTCACCAGGACCCGCTCGATGAACTCCTCCGGCGACCAGCCCGACACCTCTTTGGTGAACGGGAGGATCAGCACCGCGTCGGCGCCGTGCTGCCCGAGCAGCTCGGCCCGCTGCTCCGGCCGGCTGAGCATCAGCGGCGCGTGGTCCGGCCGCAGCACCCGCATTGGGTGCGGGTCGAACGTCATCGCGACCACCGGCAGCCCGCCCAGCTCGGTCGCGCGCGCCTTGGCGTGCGCGAGCACCTCCTGGTGACCCCGGTGCACGCCGTCGAAGTTGCCGATGGTGACGACCGACGGCCCGAACTCCGGGCCGATCTCGTCCACTCCGTGCCAGACACGCATAGGAAGAGGATTCCATGCTTGTTGCTACCCCGCCCCACCGCCCCGGTCGGCCCGTGGGGACATTCCACGCAGCAGGTCCACGATCACCCCTTGTAATCGCAAGGTAACTCAACTTAAGGTGGGCCGCGCACTGCCGGAGCCTGGGGAGGTCTCGTGAAGCTACGCCGTCTGGTCGCCGCCTGCGCGGCCGTGACGCTGGTGGCGGGTATGCCGGTCGCCAACGCCGCGGCGACGCCTGGATTCGCCAAATACGTGGCGCTCGGCGACTCGTACACGGCCGCCCCGTTCGTACCGCTTCCCGACGTGCTGTCGCTCGGGTGCTTCCGGTCGTACAGCAACTATCCGAAGCAGCTCGCGGAGAAGTTGCACGTCCGCGAACTCACCGATGTCAGCTGTGGCGGCGCGGACACGACGAACATGACGAAGCCGCAGAGCACCCTGCTGGGTACGGCGGCGCCGCAGTTCGACGCCCTGACGCCGGACACTGATCTGGTCACGGTCGGGATCGGCGGCAACGACTTCGGCGTGTTCGGCAGCATCATCGGCACCTGCCCGGCGTTGCGCGCCTCCGATCCGGCCGGCGCGCCGTGCAAGGCGCACTTCACCGTCGACGGCGTGGACACGCTGCTGGCGAAGATCGCCCAGACCCAGACCCGGATCACCGGTGTCGTCGAGGGCATCAAGGCACGGTCGCCGAAGGCGAAGATCCTGCTGATCGGGTACCCGAAGATCGCGCCGGAGCACGGCACCTGCCCGTCGATCCTGCCGTTCGCGACCGGCGACTACGCCTACCTGTACTCGATCGAGCAGGCCCTGAACCAGGCCGTCGGCAATGCGGCGGCCGCGGGCGGCGCGACGTACGTCGACACCTTCGGCCCGTCCACCGGGCACGACGCCTGCGCGCCGGACGGTCAGGCGTGGATCCAGGGCAAGGACATCAACCTGCTCCGCGCGTTCAGCTACCACCCGCGTTACGAGGGTCAGGCCGGCGTGACCGCGCTGACCTACAAGACACTGACCGGCGTACCGGCCGTGGTGACCGCCGCCGAGCAGTCCGCCTGGGCCACTCAGGCGCGGAAGCTGGCCAAGCAGGCCGCCGCGGCACCACGCCTCGCACCCCAAGGACTTTCACCCCAGGCCGTCGAGGCCTCCCTGAACCGCGGACGGACCAGCGCGCAACGCTGACCCTTTCCAATCCGTACCGCGGACCTCGGGCCGAGCCACCTCACGCGTGGCTCGGCCCGCTGGCTTTCCGTACCAGTTCGCCCAGGGCCTGGCCCAGCGGCAGATCCACGCGGACGGTCGCGTACGGGTCGCCGCGGGTCAGTCCCTGGTTGATGATCAGCACCGGCGTACCGGCCTTGGCCGCGTACCGGACGAAGCGGAAGCCGGACATGACGGTCAGGGACGAACCGAGGACGAGGACCGCGTTCGCGTCGTCGATGAGCGAGTAGCAGCGCTCGACGCGGCTCTTGGGTACGTTCTCGCCGAAGAAGACCACGTCCGGCTTGAGTACGCCACCGCAGACCGTGCACGGAACGACCGTGAACGTCCGGACGACGTCGTCCGGGAGCTCGACGTCGCCGTCGGGGTTGATCCGGGTCGCTTCGGC
The genomic region above belongs to Kribbella solani and contains:
- a CDS encoding SGNH/GDSL hydrolase family protein; translation: MKLRRLVAACAAVTLVAGMPVANAAATPGFAKYVALGDSYTAAPFVPLPDVLSLGCFRSYSNYPKQLAEKLHVRELTDVSCGGADTTNMTKPQSTLLGTAAPQFDALTPDTDLVTVGIGGNDFGVFGSIIGTCPALRASDPAGAPCKAHFTVDGVDTLLAKIAQTQTRITGVVEGIKARSPKAKILLIGYPKIAPEHGTCPSILPFATGDYAYLYSIEQALNQAVGNAAAAGGATYVDTFGPSTGHDACAPDGQAWIQGKDINLLRAFSYHPRYEGQAGVTALTYKTLTGVPAVVTAAEQSAWATQARKLAKQAAAAPRLAPQGLSPQAVEASLNRGRTSAQR
- a CDS encoding bifunctional riboflavin kinase/FAD synthetase; translation: MRVWHGVDEIGPEFGPSVVTIGNFDGVHRGHQEVLAHAKARATELGGLPVVAMTFDPHPMRVLRPDHAPLMLSRPEQRAELLGQHGADAVLILPFTKEVSGWSPEEFIERVLVNALHAKAVVVGQNFRFGHKAAGHVDTLVQAGTQYGFQVEGLSLAGEQQPWSSTYVRERLAAGDVEAAAVALGRPPRVTGVVIEGDKRGRELGYPTANIPADPGAAVPQDGVYAGWLTVLTSAPGAPAYPEPLPAAISVGSNPTFDGVDRRVESYVLDRDDLELYGATVAIDFVARLRGTQIRFDSIDELLVQMKADVDGARRILTGN
- the rpsO gene encoding 30S ribosomal protein S15, translated to MSAVDAATKKKIMGEYALTEGDTGSPEVQVALLTYRISHLTEHLKEHKHDHHSRRGLLLLVGQRRRLLNYLAKKDINRYRSLIERLGLRR